A single region of the Pontibacter kalidii genome encodes:
- a CDS encoding lipid-binding protein yields MKLKYTLLLTLFLSLGAFTSCDDDDDEDIEYTATYPISGDWVVTLNLETAPGQFEPLIEPTEVLIYNTSANIPTEVWVDDEGHIWGFKVKTPINIDNLTFGGENLENMYYNSQVTITDGQVFLNAVEVNNLMRDSIYFKVSFSDDTDAEGNPDPFGTTYHVYGHRKTGFEFE; encoded by the coding sequence ATGAAATTGAAATATACTTTACTGCTGACCCTGTTCCTCTCGCTCGGTGCTTTCACCTCCTGCGATGATGATGACGATGAAGATATTGAGTATACCGCCACCTACCCCATCTCGGGCGATTGGGTGGTGACCCTTAACTTAGAGACCGCTCCCGGGCAGTTTGAGCCATTGATCGAGCCTACGGAGGTGCTGATCTACAACACGTCTGCCAATATACCTACGGAGGTATGGGTAGATGATGAGGGCCATATATGGGGTTTTAAGGTAAAGACTCCTATTAACATCGACAACCTGACCTTTGGGGGGGAGAACCTTGAGAATATGTACTATAACTCGCAGGTCACCATCACCGACGGGCAGGTTTTCCTGAATGCCGTGGAAGTGAACAACCTCATGCGGGACAGCATCTACTTCAAGGTTTCATTCAGCGATGACACAGACGCGGAGGGCAACCCCGACCCCTTTGGCACCACTTACCACGTGTACGGCCACCGAAAAACCGGATTCGAGTTTGAATGA